In Pseudomonas abieticivorans, the genomic window ACCTGCCTGATGCGCCTGACGGTGGTGGTGCGCCTGGCCGCCGTGGCCGTGCAAACCCTGCAGGCGCTGGAGCAAGGCCAGGCCATCAGCCAAGCCCCGGGGCCACTGGCCTGGCACCGCGACCTTGAGCAAGGTGCCCTGGCCGGCCTGCGCAGTGCCTTGGCATTTTTGGCCGTGGCTGCGCTGTGGGTGTTTACCGCCTGGCCAGCCGGGCTCGGGGCCGTGTCGATCTGCGGGGTGGTGCTGAGCCTGTACGCCGGGCGCGAGGCACCGGGTGCCGCGGCCATGAATTTTCTCAAGGGCATCGCCCTGTCGGTGCCCGTGGCCGCGGTCGTCGCCTTCGCCCTGCTGCCCAGCTGGGAAGGCTTTCCCATGCTCTGCCTGGGGTTGGGTGTACCGCTGTTCATGGCTTCGCTGTGCCTGAGCCAGCCGAGCATCGCCCCCATCGCCGCCTCGTTCTGCATCTTCTTCGTCAACAACGTCGCGCCCAGCAACGTCATGAGCTATGACCTGGAACAGTTCCTTAACAAGGCGCTGGCCACCTTGTTCGGCGTCGGGATCTCGGTGGTGGTGTTTAAGCTGGTGACCTTGACGCCGGGTTTGCGCCACTATCGTCGGCTGATACACGCATCCCTGGCCGACCTTTCCCAGCTGGCCCGGCGGCCGCTGGATCAGGCCGAGGGCTGGTTTGGCGGGCGCATGGCCGATCGCCTGATGCGCTTGGCACGCTATCGCCTCCAGCACCCGGACGAACCCGACCTGCACTGGCAAAACGGCCTGAATGGCCTGGACCTGGGCGGCGAGTTACTGCACCTGCGCGGGTGCCTGGTAGAAGCTGCCCCAGCGTTGGCAGGTGAGCGTGAACGGTATTTGCGCGACCTCGCCCGCCTGCTGAAACAGGGCGCACCGGCGCCTGGCCAAGAGGCCCTGCTGGATGCGCCGAGTGAACGACTGCTTAAGGTCCTGGACGCCGATACACAACTGACGGCGCGCCGCCAGGAACTGGCGCGGGCAGCGGCGCTGCAGGTGCAGTCCATTTGGCAGGGTTGGTGCGCCAGCGCGCCTTCACCGCCGGCGGCCCGGCCTGGCTCAGCGTGATTCAGGCCAGCAACTGGGTGATCCACTGCGCCTGCCGAACGACCGCTTGCACCTTGTGCTCGGGCACGGCATGGCGCGCTTGGGCGAACTGGGCCAGGGTCTGCTGTTTCTCGCGCAGCCTGCGCTGCCACTTGAGCAGGAACGCCGCGCTGCGGGCCTGCATCTGCAACGGCCCGAAGTACAGCTCTTGGGCGGTATACGTCACAGGCCCGGTGCGCTCGGCGACGATGATTTCGTAGTCAAAGCGGTTTTCGCGCAGCACCTCTTCACAGAGGATGCGGTAGCCGTTGTCCATCAGCCATTGGCGCAAGGGCTGCTCACCGCCGTTGGGCTGCAGGATCAAGCGCTCCTGGCCGCGCAGGCGCGACTGGCCGCTGTCGAGGATGTCGCGGATGGTTTCGCCGCCCATGCCGCACAGGCTGACGGCCGTGATCCGGTCCTGCGGCTCGATCGCTGCCAGGCCATTGGCCAGGCGCACGCTGATCTGCGCGTTAAAGCCATGCTCGCGCACGGTGCGTTCGGCCGCTTGAAACGGCGTCAACGCCACCTCGCCCGCCACTGCCGCCACAATAGCGCCACGGCGCAGCACCGCTACCGGCAGGTAACCGTGATCCGAGCCAATGTCGGCCAGGCGCGCCCCGGCAGGCACATGCGCCGCCACGCGCGCAAGGCGCATGGACAATGTCTGTTCGTTCAACTGCAGGCCCCTTTTCACTCAGGGCGCGATTGTGTCGAGCAGCGCCGTGATTTTCAAGTGCTTGCAGTGGCAGCAGTCACAATACCAATGGCGCTTTGACAGCGCCGACTCGGCGTCTGTAGGAGCGGATTGATCCGCGAAAAGGCCGCCGCGTTGCATCAGGCATGCCGCGTCGCGGCTTTCGCGGATGAATCCGCTCCTACGGGGAATTATTTAGTGTCCCTTTGTATCTGATGCCATAGAGCTTGGGCCCGCGCAACGTTGGCGGGCACACCAAGCGCATCATTCGTTTGCCTGCGGGCTGAAACGACACGTCAGGGACAGAGTAACGCGCATGAAATTACGTAAAAAACGCATCAACCCCATCGGCCTGAAAGACATCACCATTGTCGACGACGTCAAGATGCGCAAGGCGATCACCGCTGCAGCGCTGGGCAACGCGCTGGAGTGGTTCGACTTTGGGGTGTACGGCTTTGTCGCCTACGTGCTGGGCAAGGTGTTCTTCCCCGGCGCCAACCCCAGCGTGCAAATGATCGCGGCCTTGGCAACCTTTTCGGTGCCCTTCCTGATCCGCCCGCTGGGCGGGCTGTTCTTCGGCGCCCTGGGGGACCGTTACGGGCGGCAAAAAGTGCTGGCGGCCACCATTGTGATCATGTCACTGAGCACCTTTGCCATCGGGCTGATTCCGTCTTACGCCACCATCGGCATCTGGGCCCCGATCCTGTTGTTGCTGGCCAAAATGGCCCAAGGCTTTTCGGTGGGCGGCGAATACACCGGCGCCTCGATCTTCGTCGCCGAATACGCGCCCGACCGCAAGCGCGGCTTCCTGGGCAGTTGGTTGGACTTCGGCTCGATCGCAGGCTTCGTGCTGGGCGCAGGCGTGGTGGTGATGATTTCCGCCGTGATTGGCGAAGACCAGTTCCAGGAATGGGGCTGGCGCCTGCCGTTCTTCCTCGCCCTGCCCCTGGGCCTGCTAGGGCTTTACCTGCGTAACGCGCTGGAGGAAACCCCGGCCTTCCAGCAGCATGTCGAAAAACTGGAGCAAGGTGACCGCGAAGGCCTGGCCGGCGGCCCCCGGGTGTCGTTCAAAGAGGTGGCTACCCAGCACTGGCGCAGCCTGATCACCTGCATCGGCGTGGTGGTGGCCACCAACGTCACCTACTACATGCTGCTCACCTACATGCCCAGCTACCTGTCGCACAACCTGCACTACAGCGAAAACCGCGGCGTGCTGATCATCATCGCGATCATGGTGGGGATGCTGTTCGTGCAGCCGTTTTTCGGCTTTGTGAGTGACAAGGTGGGCCGCCGCCCCTTCATCATCATCGGCAGCGTCGGCCTGTTCGTGCTGGCCATACCGGCCTTCATGCTGATCACCAGCGGCAAGCTGGGCCTGATCTTCGCAGGCCTGCTGATACTGGCCGTGCTGCTGAACTTCTTCATCGGGGTGATGGCCTCGACGCTGCCGGCGATGTTCCCCACCCACATCCGCTACAGCGCCCTGGCCAGCGCCTTCAACGTGTCGGTGCTGGTCGCAGGGCTGACCCCCACCGCCGCCGCCTGGCTGGTGGAAACCACCAACAACCTGTACATGCCGGCCTACTACCTGATGGTGGTGGCCCTGATCGGCCTGGCCACCGGCCTGACCATGAAGGAAACCGCCAACAAACCGCTGCGTGGCGCGGCGCCCGCTGCGTCTGATATCGCCGAAGCGCGAGAGCTGCTGCAGGAACATCACGACAACATCGAACAGAAGATCGAAGACATCGACACACAGATCGCCGAGTTGCAGGCCAAGCGCGAGGAATTGGTGCAGCAGCATCCGCGCATCAACTAAATGATGGCCGGCGCCTTCACCTCATCCTCTCCCTGAGGCGCCGGCTGAATGCCATAATGCTAACATCACAGAAGAATTTTAAAGCTGAGTAGAACCGATGAACCGTCGCAAGAAGATCAACCAGTTATTAAAGGCCAATCGCCAAAAGGCCAGTGCCAAGCTGGCACCGCAAAACAAGGACAAATACATCAGCAAGGCTGACCGGGCAAAGCTGGCGGAGCAAGCGGTCGACGGGGCGATCGACGCCGAGTGAAGGCCCTGCTTATTGCCTGATGTCTTTGTGGGGGGACCGGCTAAGTCTTCCCATCGCCCCCCTTCCTCGCCCCCAAAAAAGAAACTTCCTGAACAGCCCCGAGTCCCAGACTTAGAGCAACCCGCCAGGAAGATCGCCCCATGCCCAATCCTCAGCCGTTGCCCGAGCAGGTGCCTGCAGTCAACCGCTTGCGTATCCTCACGGTCAACACCCACAAGGGCTTCAGCCCGCTGAACCGCCGCTTCGTGCTGCCTGAGCTGCGCGAGGCCGTACGTACGCTGTCGGCCGACGTGGTGTTTTTGCAGGAAGTGCTGGGCATGCACCGCCTGCACGGCCAGCGCTTCGACAATTGGTCGGACGTGCCGCAGTACGAATTTCTCGCCGACAGCATGTGGCCGGTGTTTGCCTATGGCCGCAACGCGGTGTACCCCGATGGCGAACACGGCAACGCGTTGCTCTCCAAATTCCCGATCCTGCGCCATGACAACCTTGACGTAAGCGTGAGCGGCACCGAGCAGCGTGGCTTGCTGCATTCGGTGCTGGCCGTGCCCGGCCACCGGGAAGTGCACACCGTGTGCGTGCACCTGGGGCTGGGTGAACGCCAGCGCGAGCAGCAATTGCAGTTGCTGTGCCGGCTGCTGGACAGCCTGCCCATCGACGCGCCGGTGATCGTCGCCGGTGACTTCAATGACTGGCGCAAACGCGCCGACGCCCTGCTCGCCCGCTGCGACATGCTCGAGGTGTTCGCCCGTACCTATGGCGCGCCGGCGCGCACCTTCCCGGCGCGCTGGCCGCTGCTGTGCCTGGACCGCATCTACCTGCGCAACGCCCGGGCCGTGGAGCCCAGGGTGTTGTCGCGCAAACCCTGGTCGCACCTGTCCGACCATGTACCGTTGGCCGTGGAGGTGCACCTGTGAAGCAACCTTGGCGCGACAACAATCAGGTGCAGCTGCTGATTAATGGCGAGGAGTTCTTCCCGGCAGTGTTTGCCGCGATTCGGGCCGCCCGCGAAGAAGTGCTGATTGAAACCTTCATCCTCTTCGAAGACCAGGTGGGCCGCGAGTTGCAGGCGGCGCTGATCGAAGCGGCCGGGCGCGGGGTGCGCGTCGAAGTGTTGGTGGACGGCTATGGCACGGCCGACCTGAGCACGCATTTCTTGCGCGAATTGGTGGAGGCTGGTGTGCGCCTGCAGGCCTTCGACCCGCAACCCAAAATCATGGGCATGCGCACCAACCTGTTCCGCCGGCTGCACCGCAAAATCGTGGTAATCGATGGCGAAACCGGCTTTGTCGGCGGCATCAACTACAGCGCCGACCACCTGCTGACCTTTGGCCCCATGGCCAAGCAGGACTATGCGGTGCAGGTGCGCGGCCCGATCGTCGCCGACCTGCACCAGGCCACCCTGACCCTGCTCGACGAAACCAGCCGCGTGCGCCGCCATCCCAGGCCGTGGCGCACCCGGGGCTTGCCGATCGAGGCCGACAGTGCCCAGGCGGCGATGCTGCTGTGCATTCGCGACAACCAGGCCCACCGCGACGACATCGAAAGCCAATACATGCAAGCCATTGGCAGCGCCCAGGAACGGCTGATCGTGGCCAATGCTTACTTTTTCCCCGGCTACCGGGTGCTGCGTGCCTTGCGCGATGCCGCGCGC contains:
- a CDS encoding FUSC family protein yields the protein MLIFSLLCITQGAPTLPRAVNDFFKAVFSPTTPALQFALKNMMAGGLALYLAFILDMQQPQWALTTVFVVSQPLSGMVLSKGAYRLLGTLVGAVVSLGMIALFGQAPVLFLSCMALWLGFCTAGASLYRNNASYGFVLAGYTTAIIALPATTAPLNVFDQAQARLFEITLGIICASLISTVLWPQRIERQLAVQARDAWKTGMAAAASELLGVDQRKGLLQALGRIVSVDAQRDHAAFEGPLGRLRGQALRVMSRDLLSLLRVARGVARLRSMLDDAARTYLDPLIDGVAQALADGSETALNQQAVLLDEYLLDTPMAPQVHTCLMRLTVVVRLAAVAVQTLQALEQGQAISQAPGPLAWHRDLEQGALAGLRSALAFLAVAALWVFTAWPAGLGAVSICGVVLSLYAGREAPGAAAMNFLKGIALSVPVAAVVAFALLPSWEGFPMLCLGLGVPLFMASLCLSQPSIAPIAASFCIFFVNNVAPSNVMSYDLEQFLNKALATLFGVGISVVVFKLVTLTPGLRHYRRLIHASLADLSQLARRPLDQAEGWFGGRMADRLMRLARYRLQHPDEPDLHWQNGLNGLDLGGELLHLRGCLVEAAPALAGERERYLRDLARLLKQGAPAPGQEALLDAPSERLLKVLDADTQLTARRQELARAAALQVQSIWQGWCASAPSPPAARPGSA
- a CDS encoding tRNA (adenine(22)-N(1))-methyltransferase; the encoded protein is MNEQTLSMRLARVAAHVPAGARLADIGSDHGYLPVAVLRRGAIVAAVAGEVALTPFQAAERTVREHGFNAQISVRLANGLAAIEPQDRITAVSLCGMGGETIRDILDSGQSRLRGQERLILQPNGGEQPLRQWLMDNGYRILCEEVLRENRFDYEIIVAERTGPVTYTAQELYFGPLQMQARSAAFLLKWQRRLREKQQTLAQFAQARHAVPEHKVQAVVRQAQWITQLLA
- the proP gene encoding glycine betaine/L-proline transporter ProP, which encodes MKLRKKRINPIGLKDITIVDDVKMRKAITAAALGNALEWFDFGVYGFVAYVLGKVFFPGANPSVQMIAALATFSVPFLIRPLGGLFFGALGDRYGRQKVLAATIVIMSLSTFAIGLIPSYATIGIWAPILLLLAKMAQGFSVGGEYTGASIFVAEYAPDRKRGFLGSWLDFGSIAGFVLGAGVVVMISAVIGEDQFQEWGWRLPFFLALPLGLLGLYLRNALEETPAFQQHVEKLEQGDREGLAGGPRVSFKEVATQHWRSLITCIGVVVATNVTYYMLLTYMPSYLSHNLHYSENRGVLIIIAIMVGMLFVQPFFGFVSDKVGRRPFIIIGSVGLFVLAIPAFMLITSGKLGLIFAGLLILAVLLNFFIGVMASTLPAMFPTHIRYSALASAFNVSVLVAGLTPTAAAWLVETTNNLYMPAYYLMVVALIGLATGLTMKETANKPLRGAAPAASDIAEARELLQEHHDNIEQKIEDIDTQIAELQAKREELVQQHPRIN
- a CDS encoding DUF2986 domain-containing protein, translating into MNRRKKINQLLKANRQKASAKLAPQNKDKYISKADRAKLAEQAVDGAIDAE
- a CDS encoding endonuclease/exonuclease/phosphatase family protein — its product is MPNPQPLPEQVPAVNRLRILTVNTHKGFSPLNRRFVLPELREAVRTLSADVVFLQEVLGMHRLHGQRFDNWSDVPQYEFLADSMWPVFAYGRNAVYPDGEHGNALLSKFPILRHDNLDVSVSGTEQRGLLHSVLAVPGHREVHTVCVHLGLGERQREQQLQLLCRLLDSLPIDAPVIVAGDFNDWRKRADALLARCDMLEVFARTYGAPARTFPARWPLLCLDRIYLRNARAVEPRVLSRKPWSHLSDHVPLAVEVHL
- the clsB gene encoding cardiolipin synthase ClsB; amino-acid sequence: MKQPWRDNNQVQLLINGEEFFPAVFAAIRAAREEVLIETFILFEDQVGRELQAALIEAAGRGVRVEVLVDGYGTADLSTHFLRELVEAGVRLQAFDPQPKIMGMRTNLFRRLHRKIVVIDGETGFVGGINYSADHLLTFGPMAKQDYAVQVRGPIVADLHQATLTLLDETSRVRRHPRPWRTRGLPIEADSAQAAMLLCIRDNQAHRDDIESQYMQAIGSAQERLIVANAYFFPGYRVLRALRDAARRGVRVTLILQGMPDMPLVRLCSRLLYNYLLREGVVIREYCDRPLHGKVAVIDRQWSTVGSSNLDPLSLSLNLEANLFIRDQAFNQRLHDHLEALAQQSCKSITLQRVLRGYWWRAPLIFLSFHLLRHFPAIVGMFPAHSPKLAPLGPVIKEPVESASGNAP